The Lysobacter panacisoli genome includes a window with the following:
- a CDS encoding phosphotriesterase family protein produces MHRREFLHALGASSFALALPGCMSTGGKRDGSVMTVTGPIDADAMGMTLAHEHLYADLRPYAEQIATPMPPDADDVVDVVLPYLQRIRSLGCRTLVDCTATTLGREPALLRRLSQESGLNVLTTTGAYVSAGGRFIPPYVREEDEGSLARRWIGEWRDGIDGTGVRPGLIKLGIENDPLDDIERRILRAAARTHLETGLVVAAHTGPWAEVEPGRNARCAFAQLDLLEREGLSPSAWIWVHAQNEADGRHHVEAGRRGAWVSFDGYRPGPAGAYVAMIGRMREAGLLERVLVSQDAGWYNAGQPRVGEFKPFDPLFTSLIPALRENGFDEDAIGTLFVRNPAHAFAVRVRSRRAA; encoded by the coding sequence ATGCACCGCAGGGAATTCCTCCACGCCCTGGGGGCATCGTCGTTCGCGCTGGCGCTGCCCGGTTGCATGAGCACCGGCGGGAAACGGGACGGATCGGTGATGACAGTGACCGGTCCCATCGACGCCGACGCGATGGGCATGACGCTCGCGCACGAGCACCTCTACGCCGACCTGCGCCCGTACGCCGAGCAGATCGCCACGCCGATGCCGCCCGACGCCGATGACGTCGTCGACGTGGTGCTGCCGTACCTGCAACGGATCCGCAGCCTCGGCTGCCGCACGCTGGTGGATTGCACGGCGACCACGCTGGGGCGCGAGCCAGCGCTGCTGCGGCGGTTGTCGCAGGAAAGTGGCCTGAACGTGCTCACGACTACCGGCGCATACGTGTCGGCGGGCGGGCGCTTCATCCCGCCTTACGTGCGCGAGGAGGATGAGGGCTCGCTTGCTCGGCGCTGGATCGGCGAATGGCGCGACGGCATCGATGGCACCGGCGTGCGCCCGGGGCTCATCAAGCTCGGCATCGAGAACGATCCGCTCGACGACATCGAGCGCAGGATCCTGCGCGCCGCCGCCCGTACGCACCTCGAAACCGGCCTTGTCGTCGCCGCGCACACCGGTCCGTGGGCCGAGGTCGAGCCCGGTCGCAATGCACGCTGTGCGTTCGCCCAACTCGACCTGCTCGAACGCGAAGGCCTTTCGCCGTCGGCGTGGATCTGGGTGCATGCGCAGAACGAAGCCGACGGCCGCCACCACGTCGAGGCCGGCCGGCGCGGCGCATGGGTGTCGTTCGACGGTTACCGTCCGGGGCCGGCCGGGGCATACGTGGCGATGATCGGTCGCATGCGCGAGGCCGGCCTGCTGGAACGCGTCCTCGTTTCGCAGGATGCGGGCTGGTACAACGCGGGCCAGCCGCGCGTCGGCGAGTTCAAGCCCTTCGATCCGCTGTTCACTTCGCTGATTCCGGCCCTGCGCGAAAACGGTTTCGACGAGGACGCGATCGGTACGCTGTTCGTGCGCAATCCTGCGCACGCCTTCGCCGTGCGGGTCCGGTCGCGCCGCGCCGCCTGA
- the hutU gene encoding urocanate hydratase — protein MSTRKDPSRVIRAPRGPEKTCKSWLSEAAYRMIQNNLDAEVAENPTELVVYGGIGRAARDWESYDAILKSLRELEDNETLLVQSGKPVGVFPTHPDAPRVLLANSNLVPHWATWETFNALDKKGLMMYGQMTAGSWIYIGSQGIVQGTYETFVEMGRQHYGGDLKGKWILTAGLGGMGGAQPLAASLAGACSLNIECQQSRIDMRLRTRYVDEQASDIDDALARIEKYTQAGEARSIALLGNAAEILPELVRRGVRPDAVTDQTSAHDPVHGYLPIGWSVEQWQRMQTEDPGRVRDAAKKSMRVHVEAMLAFEDMGIPVFDYGNNIRQMAKDEGCENAFDFPGFVPAYVRPLFCRGVGPFRWVALSGDPEDIYKTDAKVKELIPDDAHLHRWLDMARERISFQGLPARICWVGLGLRHKLGLAFNEMVRNGELKAPVVIGRDHLDSGSVASPNRETEAMKDGSDAVSDWPLLNAMLNVAGGATWVSLHHGGGVGMGYSQHSGVVIVCDGSEEADKRIARVLWNDPGTGVMRHADAGYDIAKQCAREQGLKLPML, from the coding sequence ATGTCCACCCGCAAAGATCCCTCCCGCGTCATCCGTGCGCCGCGCGGCCCCGAGAAGACCTGCAAGTCGTGGCTGAGCGAAGCCGCGTACCGGATGATCCAGAACAACCTCGACGCCGAGGTCGCGGAGAATCCGACCGAGCTGGTCGTCTATGGCGGCATCGGCCGCGCCGCGCGCGACTGGGAAAGTTACGACGCGATCCTGAAGTCGCTGCGCGAGCTGGAGGACAACGAGACGCTGCTGGTGCAGTCCGGCAAGCCGGTCGGCGTGTTCCCCACGCACCCCGACGCGCCGCGCGTGCTGCTCGCCAATTCCAACCTCGTCCCGCACTGGGCGACGTGGGAAACCTTCAACGCTCTCGATAAGAAGGGCTTGATGATGTACGGCCAGATGACCGCCGGCAGCTGGATCTACATCGGCAGCCAGGGCATCGTGCAGGGCACGTACGAAACCTTCGTCGAGATGGGTCGCCAGCACTACGGTGGCGACCTCAAGGGCAAGTGGATCCTCACCGCCGGCCTGGGCGGCATGGGCGGCGCGCAGCCGCTCGCCGCATCGCTGGCGGGGGCATGCTCGCTCAACATCGAATGCCAGCAGAGCCGCATCGACATGCGTCTGCGCACGCGCTACGTCGACGAGCAGGCCAGCGACATCGACGACGCGCTCGCGCGCATCGAGAAGTACACGCAGGCCGGCGAAGCGCGCTCGATCGCGCTGCTCGGCAACGCCGCGGAAATCCTGCCCGAACTCGTGCGTCGCGGCGTGCGCCCGGATGCGGTGACCGACCAGACCTCCGCGCACGATCCGGTGCACGGTTACCTGCCGATCGGCTGGAGCGTGGAGCAGTGGCAGCGCATGCAGACCGAAGATCCCGGCCGCGTGCGCGACGCCGCCAAGAAGTCGATGCGCGTGCACGTCGAAGCGATGCTCGCCTTCGAGGACATGGGCATCCCGGTGTTCGATTACGGCAACAACATTCGCCAGATGGCGAAGGACGAAGGCTGCGAGAACGCGTTCGATTTCCCGGGCTTCGTGCCGGCCTACGTGCGCCCGCTGTTCTGCCGCGGTGTCGGTCCGTTCCGCTGGGTCGCGCTGAGCGGCGATCCGGAGGACATCTACAAGACCGACGCCAAGGTGAAGGAGCTGATCCCCGACGATGCGCACCTGCATCGCTGGCTCGACATGGCGCGCGAGCGCATCAGCTTCCAGGGCCTGCCGGCGCGTATCTGCTGGGTCGGCCTGGGTCTGCGCCACAAGCTGGGCCTGGCGTTCAACGAGATGGTCCGCAATGGTGAGTTGAAGGCGCCGGTCGTGATCGGCCGCGACCACCTCGACAGCGGCAGCGTGGCGTCGCCCAACCGCGAAACCGAAGCGATGAAGGACGGCAGCGATGCCGTGTCCGACTGGCCGCTGCTCAACGCGATGCTCAACGTCGCCGGTGGCGCGACGTGGGTGTCGCTGCACCACGGTGGCGGCGTCGGCATGGGCTATTCGCAGCATTCCGGTGTGGTCATCGTATGCGACGGTAGCGAGGAAGCCGACAAGCGCATCGCCCGCGTGCTGTGGAACGACCCCGGTACAGGCGTCATGCGCCACGCCGACGCGGGTTACGACATCGCGAAACAGTGCGCCAGGGAGCAGGGGCTCAAGCTGCCGATGCTGTGA
- a CDS encoding TetR/AcrR family transcriptional regulator — protein sequence MPRPATTADRILRAARTLFEREGAAGVSMRRVAAAVGLSPMAIYRHFPNREALLKRIGDDSFDAIARHWDARGRGGDVLERLVAVQRIYLDYALAHPHLFDQAFSMPRSDARRFPEDFRARRSPTLNVVADAVEDAMRAGVLREDDVWDVAMTLWAHTHGLIALYRAGRFNLDEAAFRRTYEASLQRLLRGLLASA from the coding sequence ATGCCACGCCCCGCCACTACCGCCGATCGCATCCTGCGCGCCGCGCGCACGCTGTTCGAACGCGAGGGTGCGGCGGGCGTGAGCATGCGCCGCGTCGCGGCGGCAGTGGGGTTGTCGCCGATGGCGATCTACCGGCACTTCCCCAATCGCGAAGCGCTGCTCAAGCGCATCGGCGACGACAGCTTCGATGCGATCGCGCGTCACTGGGACGCGCGCGGACGCGGTGGCGACGTGCTCGAACGCCTCGTCGCCGTGCAGCGCATCTACCTGGACTACGCGCTGGCGCATCCGCATCTGTTCGACCAGGCGTTCTCGATGCCGCGCAGCGATGCGCGGCGATTCCCCGAGGATTTCCGCGCGCGCCGTTCGCCCACGCTCAATGTCGTGGCCGATGCGGTGGAGGACGCGATGCGCGCCGGCGTGCTGCGCGAGGACGACGTGTGGGACGTGGCGATGACGCTGTGGGCGCACACGCACGGGCTGATCGCGCTGTATCGCGCGGGGCGCTTCAACCTGGACGAGGCCGCGTTCCGGCGCACCTATGAGGCGTCGTTGCAGCGGTTGCTACGAGGATTGCTGGCGAGCGCGTGA
- a CDS encoding YybH family protein translates to MKPFAIAALPMLAFMTVAGAQAPATAPVARMSAPECEVWARELSFAQSVARHDAAAFATHLESDAAFGASRPEPTRARDNIAKRWSGIIEGKRLRLEWYPTRTTIAASADGGVGDIAWSSGPSLFEDLDPKSPQRYRIGAFHSVWHRGADGVWRVLFDDGVDPKPVSEADAVAFRAGRKAQCPQA, encoded by the coding sequence ATGAAGCCTTTCGCGATCGCCGCCTTGCCGATGCTTGCCTTCATGACGGTCGCCGGCGCGCAGGCGCCTGCCACGGCGCCCGTCGCGCGCATGAGCGCACCCGAATGCGAGGTGTGGGCACGCGAACTCAGCTTCGCGCAGTCGGTCGCACGGCACGATGCCGCCGCCTTCGCCACTCACCTGGAGAGTGACGCCGCGTTCGGCGCGAGCCGGCCCGAACCCACGCGCGCTCGCGACAACATCGCCAAGCGCTGGAGCGGGATCATCGAAGGCAAACGTCTCAGGCTGGAGTGGTATCCCACGCGCACGACGATCGCGGCATCGGCCGACGGCGGTGTCGGCGACATCGCTTGGTCGAGCGGGCCTTCGCTGTTCGAGGACCTGGATCCGAAGTCCCCGCAGCGCTATCGCATCGGCGCGTTCCATTCCGTCTGGCACCGTGGCGCGGACGGCGTCTGGCGCGTGCTCTTCGACGATGGCGTCGACCCGAAGCCGGTCAGCGAGGCCGATGCGGTGGCTTTCCGCGCGGGCCGCAAGGCGCAGTGTCCGCAAGCCTGA
- a CDS encoding ectonucleotide pyrophosphatase/phosphodiesterase → MRLSRSAALSACLALAACSASVPTRPATSTTGRPDAVVLVSIDAFRADYLSPQDTPRLHRIAVEGAQADGMLPSYPSLTFPNHYTLVTGLRPDRHGVIHNRMADGELGGFAVADRRAVDDGRWWGGEPIWVTAEKNGIRSASWAWPGSSASIRGVRPNQWVAYDDKVPPERRVDEVLGWLDAPPSQRPGLVSLYFEQLDKAGHDHGPDSPQVRRTLQEMDAAIGRLYDGLAARGMLDRVDLVVVSDHGMATVGPDHAIGVEQMIGPHDAQAVSDGQSIGFVPVLGREAIAEQRLLGRHAQYECWRRSELPARWHYGRNPRVPPIVCQMDEGWDALYPDKLARRSPQATRGSHGFDPALPSMRALFVARGPSFVPGARVPAFDNVDVYPLLAHLLGIAPAPNDGDLAPLLPMLRTAE, encoded by the coding sequence ATGCGTCTTTCCCGTTCCGCGGCCCTGTCCGCCTGCCTTGCCCTCGCCGCCTGTTCGGCGTCCGTTCCGACCCGCCCCGCGACGTCCACGACTGGACGCCCGGATGCGGTGGTGCTCGTGTCGATCGATGCGTTCCGCGCCGACTACCTGTCGCCGCAGGACACGCCGCGCCTGCACCGCATCGCGGTCGAAGGCGCGCAGGCCGATGGCATGTTGCCGTCGTATCCCTCACTGACCTTCCCCAACCACTACACGCTGGTCACCGGCCTGCGTCCGGACCGCCACGGCGTCATCCACAACCGGATGGCCGACGGCGAACTGGGCGGCTTCGCCGTCGCGGACCGTCGCGCGGTGGACGACGGGCGCTGGTGGGGCGGCGAACCGATCTGGGTCACCGCCGAGAAGAACGGCATCCGCAGTGCGAGCTGGGCCTGGCCGGGCAGCTCGGCGAGCATCCGCGGCGTGCGCCCGAACCAGTGGGTCGCCTACGACGATAAGGTTCCGCCGGAGCGCCGTGTCGACGAGGTGCTGGGCTGGCTCGATGCCCCGCCGTCGCAGCGACCGGGCCTGGTGTCGCTGTACTTCGAACAACTCGACAAGGCCGGCCACGACCACGGCCCGGATTCGCCGCAGGTGCGGCGCACGCTGCAGGAGATGGACGCCGCGATCGGCCGCCTGTACGACGGGCTCGCCGCGCGCGGAATGCTTGATCGCGTCGATCTGGTCGTGGTGTCCGACCACGGCATGGCGACCGTCGGTCCGGACCATGCGATCGGCGTCGAACAGATGATCGGCCCGCACGATGCGCAGGCCGTGTCGGACGGCCAGTCAATCGGCTTCGTGCCGGTGCTGGGGCGCGAGGCGATCGCCGAACAGCGCCTGCTCGGCCGCCATGCGCAGTACGAATGCTGGCGCCGCAGCGAACTGCCGGCGCGCTGGCACTACGGGCGCAATCCACGCGTTCCGCCGATCGTGTGCCAGATGGACGAAGGCTGGGATGCTCTGTATCCGGACAAGCTCGCGCGGCGTTCGCCGCAGGCCACGCGCGGCTCGCACGGTTTCGATCCCGCGCTGCCGTCGATGCGCGCCCTATTCGTCGCACGCGGACCGTCGTTCGTGCCGGGCGCACGCGTACCTGCGTTCGACAATGTCGATGTCTATCCGTTGTTGGCGCACCTGCTCGGCATCGCACCGGCGCCGAACGACGGCGACCTCGCTCCGCTGCTGCCGATGCTCCGTACTGCCGAATAG
- a CDS encoding DNA-3-methyladenine glycosylase 2 family protein, protein MHRSPPPHSDALPAWHVCEQARRSRDARFDGLFFTAVFSTRIYCRPVCPATTAKRVEYFRHAAAAEAAGYRPCLRCRPELSPDDGSWRRGDAAVARALKLIDDGALAEQPLSALAQRVGLGERQLRRLFVDRVGVAPIGVHGTRRLLFAKQLLTETRLPITEVALASGFGSLRRFNDAFRNAYRMPPRDLRKRDTTTQDAGEALVLRLGYRPPYDFAAMLDFLRGRALPGVEAVDEHSYARVIGPADRPGWLRVSAWPGNEHALRLELHGPAPARLLEIVQRLRRMFDLDADPQAIAAALSVDARLAPLLAQRPGLRLPSGWDGFEIAVRAIIGQQVSVAAARTLATRLAQRYGQPLVQPFAPGLTHLFPTPEDLVDADLTQIGLIRARANTVRGVARALLDGHVDFRSERTLEDLTARWVALPGIGPWTAQYIALRALGHPDAFPAEDLVLQKMVPTDGSRLSTRALRGRAESWRPWRGYAVIHLWRDAAMQAPARPVAAKQASPTRTRTRRNAATAEATP, encoded by the coding sequence ATGCACCGTTCCCCGCCCCCGCACTCCGACGCCCTGCCCGCCTGGCATGTCTGCGAACAGGCGCGCCGCTCCCGCGATGCGCGTTTCGATGGCCTGTTCTTCACGGCCGTGTTCAGCACGCGCATTTACTGCCGTCCGGTATGTCCGGCGACAACCGCAAAGCGCGTCGAGTATTTCCGCCATGCCGCAGCCGCCGAAGCGGCGGGTTATCGCCCGTGCCTGCGCTGTCGCCCGGAACTGTCACCCGACGACGGCAGTTGGCGTCGCGGCGATGCCGCGGTCGCGCGTGCGCTCAAGCTGATCGATGACGGCGCGCTGGCCGAACAGCCGTTGTCGGCGCTGGCACAGCGCGTGGGACTGGGCGAGCGCCAGCTGCGCCGGTTGTTCGTCGATCGCGTCGGCGTCGCGCCGATCGGCGTGCACGGCACGCGCCGGCTGCTGTTCGCCAAGCAGTTGCTGACCGAAACGCGCTTGCCGATCACCGAAGTCGCACTCGCCTCGGGTTTCGGCAGCCTGCGGCGTTTCAACGACGCATTCCGCAACGCCTACCGCATGCCGCCGCGCGACCTGCGCAAACGCGACACGACCACCCAGGATGCCGGCGAAGCGCTGGTGCTGCGACTGGGCTACCGCCCGCCGTACGACTTCGCGGCGATGCTCGACTTCCTGCGTGGACGTGCGCTGCCGGGCGTGGAAGCAGTGGACGAACACAGCTACGCGCGCGTGATCGGCCCGGCCGATCGGCCCGGCTGGCTGCGCGTGAGCGCGTGGCCGGGCAACGAACACGCGCTGCGCCTGGAACTGCATGGCCCCGCGCCGGCGCGTTTGCTCGAGATCGTCCAGCGCCTGCGCCGGATGTTCGACCTCGACGCCGATCCGCAGGCCATCGCCGCTGCGCTATCGGTGGACGCGCGTCTGGCGCCGCTGCTCGCACAGCGACCGGGCCTGCGCTTGCCGAGTGGCTGGGACGGATTCGAGATCGCGGTGCGCGCGATCATCGGCCAGCAGGTCAGCGTCGCCGCTGCGCGCACGCTGGCGACGCGGCTCGCGCAGCGCTACGGGCAACCACTCGTGCAACCGTTCGCGCCGGGACTGACGCATCTGTTCCCGACGCCGGAAGACCTGGTCGATGCGGACCTGACGCAGATCGGTCTCATCCGCGCACGCGCGAACACGGTGCGTGGCGTCGCCCGCGCGTTGCTCGACGGGCACGTGGATTTCCGCTCCGAGCGCACGCTCGAAGACCTCACCGCGCGCTGGGTCGCCTTGCCCGGCATCGGTCCGTGGACGGCGCAGTACATCGCGCTGCGTGCGCTCGGACATCCGGACGCGTTCCCGGCGGAAGATCTGGTGCTGCAGAAGATGGTGCCCACCGACGGCTCGCGCTTGAGCACGCGTGCGCTGCGCGGTCGCGCCGAGTCGTGGCGCCCGTGGCGCGGTTACGCCGTCATCCACCTGTGGCGCGATGCGGCGATGCAGGCACCCGCGCGCCCGGTCGCGGCGAAACAGGCCTCGCCCACGCGCACACGCACGCGTCGCAACGCCGCGACGGCCGAGGCGACGCCGTGA
- a CDS encoding methylated-DNA--[protein]-cysteine S-methyltransferase — MIRYTHVPSPVGPLLLAGSDDGLHLIEFHTPRHPMARLADWTPGECEAIALTARQLEEYFDGTRREFDLPLAPRGTEFQRDVWNTLASIPYGETISYAQLAQRVGRPSAVRAVGAANGRNPLPLVLPCHRVIGSDGSLTGFGGGLPTKEFLLKLEGALARDADLFG, encoded by the coding sequence GTGATCCGCTACACGCACGTACCCAGCCCGGTCGGGCCGCTGTTGCTGGCCGGAAGCGACGACGGCCTGCATCTGATCGAATTCCACACACCACGCCATCCGATGGCGCGCCTGGCGGACTGGACGCCCGGCGAATGCGAGGCCATCGCGCTCACGGCGCGACAGCTCGAGGAATACTTCGACGGAACGCGACGCGAATTCGACCTGCCGCTGGCGCCGCGCGGCACGGAATTCCAGCGCGATGTCTGGAACACGCTCGCGTCGATTCCCTACGGCGAGACGATCAGCTACGCGCAGCTGGCGCAACGCGTGGGGCGACCCAGCGCGGTACGCGCGGTCGGTGCGGCGAACGGGCGCAACCCGCTGCCGCTGGTGCTCCCGTGCCATCGCGTGATCGGCAGCGACGGCAGCCTCACCGGTTTCGGCGGTGGTCTGCCAACCAAGGAATTCCTGCTGAAACTGGAAGGCGCGCTGGCGCGCGACGCGGACCTGTTCGGCTGA
- a CDS encoding formimidoylglutamate deiminase — MKTLDAAMLWTPDGWRADAGFDVDDHGHIAAVRAAEPTASASWIVPGIANLHSHAFQRAMAGMAERQTNPEDSFWTWRETMYRFAARFTPEILQAVAAQLYVEMLEAGYTTVCEFHYLHHAPDGRPYDDPAAMSRALIAAAREAGIRLTLLPVLYMTGGFDGRALGERQRRFGHDVDAYLRLIDLLCEEAGPTLHVGCALHSLRAVPVDAMRAVLNALPPAMPVHIHIAEQIGEVQDSLALRNARPVEWLLGNAAVDAHWTLVHATHLTAAEVRGIAASGATVAICPTTEANLGDGLFPLRDYLDADGRWGIGSDSHISVSPVEELRWLEYGQRLSTRHRNIAVRTGSPSVGETLLRDVAHSARASTGHAIGTFATGEFADAVVLDTDAPQLFGLTSDDAVDRWIFSGNRTLVRDVYVGGRRVVEGGHHVQRATIAARYRAAMAKLMAE; from the coding sequence ATGAAGACCCTCGATGCCGCGATGCTCTGGACCCCGGACGGCTGGCGTGCCGATGCCGGATTCGATGTCGACGACCACGGCCACATCGCCGCGGTCCGGGCCGCCGAGCCCACCGCCAGCGCGAGCTGGATCGTGCCAGGCATCGCCAACCTGCATTCGCATGCGTTCCAGCGCGCGATGGCCGGCATGGCCGAACGCCAGACCAATCCCGAGGATTCGTTCTGGACCTGGCGCGAGACGATGTACCGCTTCGCCGCGCGTTTCACCCCGGAGATCCTGCAGGCAGTGGCGGCGCAGCTTTACGTCGAGATGCTCGAAGCCGGCTACACCACCGTCTGCGAGTTCCATTACCTCCACCACGCGCCCGACGGCAGGCCCTACGACGATCCGGCCGCGATGTCGCGCGCGCTGATCGCCGCCGCGCGCGAAGCCGGTATCCGCTTGACTCTGTTGCCGGTGCTGTACATGACCGGCGGTTTCGACGGCCGCGCGCTGGGCGAACGCCAGCGTCGCTTCGGCCATGACGTCGATGCCTACCTGCGCCTGATCGACCTGCTGTGCGAGGAAGCCGGGCCGACGCTGCACGTCGGCTGCGCGCTGCACAGCCTGCGCGCGGTGCCGGTGGACGCGATGCGCGCCGTGCTCAATGCGTTGCCGCCCGCAATGCCCGTGCACATCCACATCGCCGAGCAGATCGGCGAAGTGCAGGACTCGCTCGCGCTGCGCAACGCGCGGCCGGTCGAATGGCTGCTGGGCAACGCCGCGGTCGATGCGCACTGGACGCTCGTGCACGCCACGCATCTCACCGCCGCGGAGGTGCGCGGCATCGCGGCAAGCGGCGCGACCGTCGCGATCTGCCCGACCACCGAGGCCAACCTCGGCGACGGCCTGTTCCCGCTGCGCGATTACCTCGACGCGGACGGACGCTGGGGCATCGGTTCGGATTCGCACATATCGGTGTCGCCGGTCGAAGAACTGCGCTGGCTCGAATACGGCCAGCGCCTGTCCACGCGCCATCGTAACATCGCCGTGCGCACCGGTTCGCCGAGCGTCGGCGAAACACTGCTGCGCGACGTGGCACACAGTGCGCGCGCTTCGACCGGCCACGCGATCGGCACGTTCGCCACGGGTGAATTCGCCGACGCGGTGGTGCTCGACACCGATGCGCCGCAACTGTTCGGCCTGACCTCGGACGACGCAGTGGATCGCTGGATCTTCAGCGGCAACCGCACGCTGGTGCGCGACGTCTACGTGGGCGGGCGACGCGTGGTCGAAGGCGGGCACCACGTGCAGCGCGCGACGATCGCGGCACGTTACCGTGCGGCGATGGCGAAGCTGATGGCGGAATGA
- the hutI gene encoding imidazolonepropionase: MTSSTHPAWDGLILGASLATLDAPQGYGEIRDGVLAWKDDRLTFVGSRADLPGTPQKLAREVIEAHGWITPGLVDCHTHLVFAGDRAREFEMRLGGASYEEIARAGGGILSTVRATRAADEGELLRQSLPRAHALIADGVTTLEIKSGYGLDFDNERKMLRVARRLEQLGISVRTTYLAAHALPPEFAGRSDEYIDAAIEWLPRLHVEGLVDAVDAFCEGIGFSPAQTRRMFEAARALGLPVKLHADQLSDLGGAALAAAFDGLSADHVEYTSEDSARAMAEHGTVAVLLPGAFHVLRETRLPPLDAFRQHGVPMALATDCNPGTSPLQSLRQAMQLACTHFRLTPEEALRGATVHAARALGLEDRGVLRVGARADFVQWHIGHPAELCYWLGGRLAHAVHAGGHRVV, from the coding sequence ATGACCTCGAGCACGCATCCGGCCTGGGACGGACTGATCCTCGGCGCTTCCCTGGCCACCCTCGACGCCCCGCAGGGCTACGGGGAGATACGCGATGGCGTGCTGGCCTGGAAGGACGACCGCCTGACCTTCGTCGGTTCCCGCGCCGACCTGCCCGGAACGCCGCAGAAGCTCGCGCGCGAGGTGATCGAGGCGCATGGCTGGATCACCCCCGGACTGGTCGATTGCCACACCCATCTGGTCTTCGCCGGCGACCGCGCGCGCGAATTCGAGATGCGCCTGGGCGGCGCCAGCTACGAGGAGATCGCCAGGGCCGGCGGCGGCATCCTCTCGACCGTGCGCGCCACGCGCGCGGCCGATGAAGGCGAACTGCTGCGCCAGTCGCTGCCGCGCGCGCACGCGCTGATCGCCGACGGCGTCACCACGCTGGAGATCAAGTCCGGCTACGGCCTGGACTTCGACAACGAACGCAAGATGCTGCGCGTCGCACGACGCCTGGAGCAGCTCGGCATCAGCGTGCGCACGACCTACCTCGCGGCGCACGCGCTACCGCCGGAGTTCGCCGGTCGCAGCGACGAGTACATCGACGCGGCCATCGAATGGCTGCCGCGCCTGCACGTGGAAGGACTCGTCGATGCGGTCGATGCGTTCTGCGAAGGCATCGGCTTCAGTCCGGCGCAGACACGGCGGATGTTCGAAGCGGCTCGCGCGCTGGGGCTGCCGGTGAAGCTGCACGCGGACCAGCTCAGCGACCTCGGCGGCGCGGCGCTGGCGGCGGCGTTCGATGGACTTTCCGCGGACCACGTCGAATACACCAGCGAGGACAGCGCGCGCGCGATGGCCGAACACGGCACCGTTGCCGTGCTGCTGCCGGGCGCGTTCCATGTACTGCGCGAAACACGGTTGCCGCCGCTCGACGCCTTCCGCCAACACGGTGTGCCGATGGCGCTGGCGACCGACTGCAATCCGGGCACGTCGCCGCTGCAGTCGCTGCGCCAGGCGATGCAACTGGCCTGCACGCATTTCCGCCTGACGCCCGAGGAAGCGCTGCGCGGCGCGACGGTCCATGCCGCGCGCGCGCTGGGACTGGAGGATCGCGGCGTGCTGCGCGTCGGCGCCCGCGCGGACTTCGTGCAATGGCATATCGGCCATCCGGCGGAACTGTGCTACTGGCTCGGCGGCAGGCTCGCGCACGCGGTGCACGCGGGCGGGCACCGCGTCGTCTGA